The Cucumis melo cultivar AY chromosome 5, USDA_Cmelo_AY_1.0, whole genome shotgun sequence genome has a segment encoding these proteins:
- the LOC103494048 gene encoding intermediate cleaving peptidase 55, mitochondrial isoform X1, whose product MRTLVQKLLPRTTFKQVVAFRTYCTDKILDIGQPTAASHPELMKEGEITPGITAEEYITRRKRLLELLPEDSLAIIAAAPVKMMTDVVPYTFRQDSDYLYVTGCLQPGGLAVLSHDFGLCMFMPETKPYDVLWNGKIAGVDEALEFFKADEAYPLRKMREILPDIIRRSSKLFHNSITASPAYVDLEAFQKAAENGQVKNISLFTHELRLTKSTAEMKLMKESASIACQALLQTMMHSKTYPHESLLSAKVEYECRMRGAQRMAYNPVVGGGCNGSVIHYSRNDQKVKEGDLVLMDIGCELHGYVSDLTRTWPPCGKFSAAQEELYELILLTNKECIKLCKPGASIQHIHNYATKMLREGFKELGILKNSKSDLFHHLNPTSIGHYLGMDVHDCTRVGYDRPLKPGVVITIEPGVYIPSIFQGPERFAGIGIRIEDEVLITESGYEVLTGSIPKEINQIESLLNNFCFGSTMHAPNFMKASTC is encoded by the exons ATGCGGACTCTAGTTCAGAAACTACTGCCCAGAACAACGTTCAAGCAG GTTGTTGCTTTCCGGACATATTGTACTGATAAGATACTTGACATTGGACAGCCTACAGCTGCTTCTCATCCAGAG TTGATGAAAGAAGGGGAAATCACCCCAGGAATAACTGCAGAGGAATACATTACGAGAAGAAAAAGGTTGCTGGAGCTTCTACCTGAGGATAGTTTGGCCATTATTGCAGCTGCGCCGGTGAAAATGATGACTGATGTGGTGCCTTACACATTTCGACAAGATTCTGATTACTTATATGTCACTGGATGTCTACAACCCGGTGGTTTGGCAGTTCTGAGTCATGACTTTGGATTGTGCATGTTCATGCCTGAAACAAAGCCTTAT GATGTTCTTTGGAATGGGAAAATTGCAGGAGTCGACGAAGCATTGGAATTTTTCAAGGCTGATGAAGCATATCCATTGAGAAAGATGCGTGAG ATACTTCCGGATATTATTAGGAGGTCCTCAAAGTTGTTTCATAATTCGATTACTGCCAGTCCAGCTTATGTGGATTTGGAGGCCTTCCAAAAAGCGGCAGAGAATGGCCAAGTGAAAAATATTTCACTTTTTACTCATGAATTGCGGTTAACAAAATCAACAGCAGAGATGAAGTTAATGAAGGAATCTGCTTCAATTGCTTGTCAG GCTCTTTTGCAGACAATGATGCATTCAAAGACATATCCTCATGAGAGTCTGTTATCCGCAAAGGTAGAATATGAGTGCAGAATGAGAGGTGCCCAACGGATGGC ATATAATCCTGTGGTGGGTGGTGGCTGTAATGGTAGTGTTATACATTATTCTCGAAATGATCAGAAA GTCAAAGAAGGGGATCTTGTTCTAATGGATATTGGATGCGAATTGCATGGTTATGTTAGCGATCTTACTCGTACCTGGCCCCCTTGTGGAAAGTTTTCTGCTGCTCAG GAAGAGCTTTATGAGCTTATACTACTTACAAACAAGGAATGCATAAAGCTTTGCAAACCTGGTGCTAGTATACAGCACATTCACAACTATGCG ACCAAAATGCTTCGAGAAGGCTTCAAAGAGCTTGGAATTTTGAAAAATTCGAAAAGTGATCTTTTCCACCATCTAAATCCCACTTCTATAG GCCATTATCTTGGAATGGATGTCCATGATTGCACTAGGGTTGGTTATGACCGGCCGTTGAAGCCAGGTGTT GTAATAACAATTGAACCGGGCGTTTACATCCCATCCATTTTTCAAGGTCCAGAGAG ATTTGCTGGTATCGGGATAAGGATTGAAGATGAAGTCCTTATAACTGAATCGGGTTACGAG GTCCTTACAGGCTCAATCCCAAAAGAAATAAATCAGATAGAGTCATTGCTGAACAACTTCTGCTTTGGATCTACAATGCATGCCCCAAATTTTATGAAAGCTTCAACCTGTTGA
- the LOC103494048 gene encoding intermediate cleaving peptidase 55, mitochondrial isoform X2 encodes MKEGEITPGITAEEYITRRKRLLELLPEDSLAIIAAAPVKMMTDVVPYTFRQDSDYLYVTGCLQPGGLAVLSHDFGLCMFMPETKPYDVLWNGKIAGVDEALEFFKADEAYPLRKMREILPDIIRRSSKLFHNSITASPAYVDLEAFQKAAENGQVKNISLFTHELRLTKSTAEMKLMKESASIACQALLQTMMHSKTYPHESLLSAKVEYECRMRGAQRMAYNPVVGGGCNGSVIHYSRNDQKVKEGDLVLMDIGCELHGYVSDLTRTWPPCGKFSAAQEELYELILLTNKECIKLCKPGASIQHIHNYATKMLREGFKELGILKNSKSDLFHHLNPTSIGHYLGMDVHDCTRVGYDRPLKPGVVITIEPGVYIPSIFQGPERFAGIGIRIEDEVLITESGYEVLTGSIPKEINQIESLLNNFCFGSTMHAPNFMKASTC; translated from the exons ATGAAAGAAGGGGAAATCACCCCAGGAATAACTGCAGAGGAATACATTACGAGAAGAAAAAGGTTGCTGGAGCTTCTACCTGAGGATAGTTTGGCCATTATTGCAGCTGCGCCGGTGAAAATGATGACTGATGTGGTGCCTTACACATTTCGACAAGATTCTGATTACTTATATGTCACTGGATGTCTACAACCCGGTGGTTTGGCAGTTCTGAGTCATGACTTTGGATTGTGCATGTTCATGCCTGAAACAAAGCCTTAT GATGTTCTTTGGAATGGGAAAATTGCAGGAGTCGACGAAGCATTGGAATTTTTCAAGGCTGATGAAGCATATCCATTGAGAAAGATGCGTGAG ATACTTCCGGATATTATTAGGAGGTCCTCAAAGTTGTTTCATAATTCGATTACTGCCAGTCCAGCTTATGTGGATTTGGAGGCCTTCCAAAAAGCGGCAGAGAATGGCCAAGTGAAAAATATTTCACTTTTTACTCATGAATTGCGGTTAACAAAATCAACAGCAGAGATGAAGTTAATGAAGGAATCTGCTTCAATTGCTTGTCAG GCTCTTTTGCAGACAATGATGCATTCAAAGACATATCCTCATGAGAGTCTGTTATCCGCAAAGGTAGAATATGAGTGCAGAATGAGAGGTGCCCAACGGATGGC ATATAATCCTGTGGTGGGTGGTGGCTGTAATGGTAGTGTTATACATTATTCTCGAAATGATCAGAAA GTCAAAGAAGGGGATCTTGTTCTAATGGATATTGGATGCGAATTGCATGGTTATGTTAGCGATCTTACTCGTACCTGGCCCCCTTGTGGAAAGTTTTCTGCTGCTCAG GAAGAGCTTTATGAGCTTATACTACTTACAAACAAGGAATGCATAAAGCTTTGCAAACCTGGTGCTAGTATACAGCACATTCACAACTATGCG ACCAAAATGCTTCGAGAAGGCTTCAAAGAGCTTGGAATTTTGAAAAATTCGAAAAGTGATCTTTTCCACCATCTAAATCCCACTTCTATAG GCCATTATCTTGGAATGGATGTCCATGATTGCACTAGGGTTGGTTATGACCGGCCGTTGAAGCCAGGTGTT GTAATAACAATTGAACCGGGCGTTTACATCCCATCCATTTTTCAAGGTCCAGAGAG ATTTGCTGGTATCGGGATAAGGATTGAAGATGAAGTCCTTATAACTGAATCGGGTTACGAG GTCCTTACAGGCTCAATCCCAAAAGAAATAAATCAGATAGAGTCATTGCTGAACAACTTCTGCTTTGGATCTACAATGCATGCCCCAAATTTTATGAAAGCTTCAACCTGTTGA
- the LOC103494033 gene encoding uncharacterized protein LOC103494033 produces MSLITEEIKAKADELYYGDEMCQIKSRELLKEMDLPNGLLPMKDMEECGIVKETGFVWLKQKKSYTHKFKDIDRLVTYGTEVTAYVEKNKVKKLTGVKAKELMIWLPLCDIYVNQPPNGKITFKSTTGLSRTFPVSAFQVEEDVKVVGEKENKEKENKEKKVVNGAAAAAAIEVKEV; encoded by the coding sequence ATGTCTCTAATCACAGAAGAGATCAAAGCCAAAGCTGATGAGCTCTACTATGGAGATGAGATGTGCCAAATCAAATCAAGGGAGCTGCTCAAAGAAATGGATCTTCCAAATGGGCTGTTGCCAATGAAAGACATGGAGGAATGTGGGATTGTGAAAGAGACGGGGTTTGTTTGGCTGAAGCAGAAGAAGAGCTATACTCATAAGTTTAAAGACATTGATAGGTTGGTTACTTATGGCACAGAAGTTACAGCCTATGTGGAGAAAAACAAGGTTAAGAAGCTTACTGGAGTTAAGGCTAAGGAGCTCATGATTTGGCTCCCACTCTGTGATATCTATGTTAATCAACCACCAAACGGGAAAATCACGTTCAAGTCTACGACTGGACTGTCGAGAACTTTCCCTGTGTCAGCCTTTCAGGTTGAAGAAGACGTCAAGGTTGTGGGAGAGAAGGAGAACAAAGAGAAGGAGAACAAAGAGAAGAAAGTAGTGAATGGAGCCGCAGCTGCTGCAGCTATAGAGGTGAAGGAGGTCTGA
- the LOC103494041 gene encoding alkaline/neutral invertase A, mitochondrial-like isoform X2: MIALLDNSTMKASCRLLISCRNSGFFGFSPVKSSYTSPHNSCLNFSFKFHSNSHYTSHPFHFSRSQRFLKGTQNCSVARLSYGQSRVITRPCNYSIFPKTKRGVSIIAGIASKVRDFSTSIETRVNDNNFERIYVQGGLNVKPLAVEKIDKDENIVGEEDSRIEVGGEHVNGENLEDLNKAKIITSKREVSDIEKEAWRLLREAVVTYCGSPVGTMAANDPADKQPLNYDQVFIRDFIPSALAFLLNGEGEIVRNFLLHTLQLQSWEKTVDCYSPGQGLMPASFKVRTVPLDGNNFEEVLDPDFGESAIGRVAPVDSGLWWIILLRAYGKITGDYALQDRVDVQTGLKMILNLCLTDGFDMFPSLLVTDGSCMIDRRMGIHGHPLEIQALFYSALRCSREMLTVNDGSKNLVRAINNRLSALSFHIREYYWVDMKKINEIYRYKTEEYSMDATNKFNIYPDQIPQWLMDWVPEEGGYLIGNLQPAHMDFRFFTLGNLWSIVSSLGTPKQNEAILNLIEAKWSDLVGHMPLKICYPALEYEEWRIITGSDPKNTSLWHASRWEDLKWPRKQLLWLRKGFQAIAGPNIMTLVLESSLESNPDSIKPGQLLGS, encoded by the exons ATGATTGCTTTGCTTGATAATTCGACGATGAAGGCTTCTTGTAGGCTTCTAATTAGTTGTAGGAATTCAGGGTTTTTTGGGTTCTCACCTGTAAAATCCTCATATACTTCGCCCCATAATTCTTGTTTAAACTTTAGCTTCAAATTTCATTCTAATAGTCATTATACTTCTCACCCTTTTCATTTCTCGAGGTCTCAACGGTTTTTGAAAGGGACCCAGAATTGTTCTGTGGCTAGATTGAGTTATGGCCAATCCAGGGTAATAACAAGGCCTTGTAATTATAGTATTTTTCCTAAAACCAAAAGGGGTGTGTCTATAATTGCTGGAATTGCTTCAAAAGTTCGTGATTTTTCGACGTCGATTGAAACCCGTGTGAATGACAACAACTTCGAGAGGATATATGTTCAAGGTGGTTTGAATGTGAAGCCTTTGGCTGTTGAAAAGATTGACAAGGATGAGAATATTGTAGGAGAAGAAGATTCTAGAATAGAAGTTGGTGGTGAACATGTAAATGGGGAAAACTTAGAGGATTTGAACAAAGCTAAGATTATTACTTCCAAGAGAGAGGTGTCTGATATTGAGAAAGAGGCCTGGAGATTGTTGCGTGAAGCTGTTGTGACATATTGTGGAAGTCCGGTTGGGACTATGGCTGCAAATGATCCGGCTGATAAGCAACCATTGAATTATGACCAGGTCTTTATTCGAGATTTCATTCCTTCTGCCCTTGCGTTCCTGCTGAACGGCGAAGGGGAGATTGTGAGGAACTTCCTCCTTCATACCTTACAGTTGCAG AGCTGGGAGAAAACTGTTGATTGTTATAGCCCAGGACAGGGCTTGATGCCAGCAAGCTTTAAAGTCAGAACTGTTCCCCTTGACGGCAATAACTTTGAGGAAGTCTTAGATCCTGACTTTGGTGAATCAGCTATTGGTCGGGTGGCACCAGTAGATTCAG GATTGTGGTGGATCATTCTTCTAAGGGCTTACGGAAAAATTACTGGGGATTATGCTCTACAAGATCGGGTGGATGTCCAGACAGGGTTGAAAATGATACTTAACCTCTGTCTAACAGATGGGTTTGATATGTTTCCTTCCCTGTTGGTTACTGATGGCTCCTGCATGATTGATCGTCGAATGGGTATTCATGGCCATCCCCTTGAGATCCAA GCCTTATTTTATTCAGCTTTAAGATGCTCTCGTGAAATGCTCACTGTGAATGATGGATCCAAGAACTTAGTGAGGGCCATTAACAATCGACTCAGTGCACTATCTTTCCATATCAGAGAATATTATTGGGTTGATATGAAGAAAATTAATGAGATTTATCGCTATAAGACAGAAGAATACTCCATGGATGCTACAAACAAATTCAACATCTATCCTGACCAAATTCCTCAGTGGCTAATGGACTGGGTACCAGAGGAAGGAGGTTATTTGATAGGCAATCTCCAACCAGCTCATATGGATTTTAGATTTTTTACACTTGGAAATCTTTGGTCTATTGTTTCATCTTTGGGTACACCAAAGCAAAATGAAGCTATTCTAAATCTTATTGAAGCTAAATGGAGTGATCTTGTGGGTCATATGCCTCTTAAGATATGTTACCCTGCTCTGGAGTATGAGGAATGGCGCATAATCACTGGCAGCGACCCCAAAAATAC TTCACTTTGGCATGCATCAAGATGGGAAGACTTGAAATGGCCAAGAAAGCAGTTGCTGTGGCTGAGAAAAGGATTTCAGGCGATCGCTGGCCCGAATATTATGACACTCGTACTGGAAAGTTCATTGGAAAGCAATCCCGACTCTATCAAACCTGGTCAATTGCTGGGTTCCTGA
- the LOC103499372 gene encoding putative invertase inhibitor, producing the protein MAADSATEARIDTLCHQIEEFGFCSQTFHQNLKGGSADYVGLTQIATNQAYSNATNTLGYIEQLLRSTTDPALKNDLIVCENAFRIVKQAFGEALRLFSQRDYRGMLSAERPTPRAQASCDVIFSTPPARHSPIMDERNREMRILIAMAITSSSNIH; encoded by the exons ATGGCCGCTGATAGTGCAACTGAAGCTAGAATCGACACATTGTGCCATCAAATAGAAGAATTTGGGTTTTGCAGCCAAACCTTCCATCAGAATTTGAAAGGTGGTTCTGCAGACTACGTAGGGCTAACTCAAATAGCAACCAATCAAGCCTATAGCAATGCAACCAATACACTTGG GTACATTGAACAACTTTTGAGAAGCACAACTGATCCAGCACTGAAGAACGATTTGATAGTATGTGAAAATGCATTTAGGATAGTAAAGCAAGCATTTGGTGAAGCACTTAGATTGTTTTCACAAAGAGATTATAGAGGAATGTTGAGTGCTGAAAGACCGACACCAAGAGCACAAGCAAGTTGTGATGTAATTTTTAGTACACCACCAGCAAGACATAGCCCAATAATGGATGAAAGGAATAGGGAGATGAGAATTTTGATTGCCATGGCTATAACATCTAGCTCTAACATTCATTGA
- the LOC103494041 gene encoding alkaline/neutral invertase A, mitochondrial-like isoform X1, with product MIALLDNSTMKASCRLLISCRNSGFFGFSPVKSSYTSPHNSCLNFSFKFHSNSHYTSHPFHFSRSQRFLKGTQNCSVARLSYGQSRVITRPCNYSIFPKTKRGVSIIAGIASKVRDFSTSIETRVNDNNFERIYVQGGLNVKPLAVEKIDKDENIVGEEDSRIEVGGEHVNGENLEDLNKAKIITSKREVSDIEKEAWRLLREAVVTYCGSPVGTMAANDPADKQPLNYDQVFIRDFIPSALAFLLNGEGEIVRNFLLHTLQLQSWEKTVDCYSPGQGLMPASFKVRTVPLDGNNFEEVLDPDFGESAIGRVAPVDSGLWWIILLRAYGKITGDYALQDRVDVQTGLKMILNLCLTDGFDMFPSLLVTDGSCMIDRRMGIHGHPLEIQALFYSALRCSREMLTVNDGSKNLVRAINNRLSALSFHIREYYWVDMKKINEIYRYKTEEYSMDATNKFNIYPDQIPQWLMDWVPEEGGYLIGNLQPAHMDFRFFTLGNLWSIVSSLGTPKQNEAILNLIEAKWSDLVGHMPLKICYPALEYEEWRIITGSDPKNTPWSYHNGGSWPTLLWQFTLACIKMGRLEMAKKAVAVAEKRISGDRWPEYYDTRTGKFIGKQSRLYQTWSIAGFLTSKMLVENPELASSLFWEEDYELLEICVCALSKTGRKKCSRGAARSHILV from the exons ATGATTGCTTTGCTTGATAATTCGACGATGAAGGCTTCTTGTAGGCTTCTAATTAGTTGTAGGAATTCAGGGTTTTTTGGGTTCTCACCTGTAAAATCCTCATATACTTCGCCCCATAATTCTTGTTTAAACTTTAGCTTCAAATTTCATTCTAATAGTCATTATACTTCTCACCCTTTTCATTTCTCGAGGTCTCAACGGTTTTTGAAAGGGACCCAGAATTGTTCTGTGGCTAGATTGAGTTATGGCCAATCCAGGGTAATAACAAGGCCTTGTAATTATAGTATTTTTCCTAAAACCAAAAGGGGTGTGTCTATAATTGCTGGAATTGCTTCAAAAGTTCGTGATTTTTCGACGTCGATTGAAACCCGTGTGAATGACAACAACTTCGAGAGGATATATGTTCAAGGTGGTTTGAATGTGAAGCCTTTGGCTGTTGAAAAGATTGACAAGGATGAGAATATTGTAGGAGAAGAAGATTCTAGAATAGAAGTTGGTGGTGAACATGTAAATGGGGAAAACTTAGAGGATTTGAACAAAGCTAAGATTATTACTTCCAAGAGAGAGGTGTCTGATATTGAGAAAGAGGCCTGGAGATTGTTGCGTGAAGCTGTTGTGACATATTGTGGAAGTCCGGTTGGGACTATGGCTGCAAATGATCCGGCTGATAAGCAACCATTGAATTATGACCAGGTCTTTATTCGAGATTTCATTCCTTCTGCCCTTGCGTTCCTGCTGAACGGCGAAGGGGAGATTGTGAGGAACTTCCTCCTTCATACCTTACAGTTGCAG AGCTGGGAGAAAACTGTTGATTGTTATAGCCCAGGACAGGGCTTGATGCCAGCAAGCTTTAAAGTCAGAACTGTTCCCCTTGACGGCAATAACTTTGAGGAAGTCTTAGATCCTGACTTTGGTGAATCAGCTATTGGTCGGGTGGCACCAGTAGATTCAG GATTGTGGTGGATCATTCTTCTAAGGGCTTACGGAAAAATTACTGGGGATTATGCTCTACAAGATCGGGTGGATGTCCAGACAGGGTTGAAAATGATACTTAACCTCTGTCTAACAGATGGGTTTGATATGTTTCCTTCCCTGTTGGTTACTGATGGCTCCTGCATGATTGATCGTCGAATGGGTATTCATGGCCATCCCCTTGAGATCCAA GCCTTATTTTATTCAGCTTTAAGATGCTCTCGTGAAATGCTCACTGTGAATGATGGATCCAAGAACTTAGTGAGGGCCATTAACAATCGACTCAGTGCACTATCTTTCCATATCAGAGAATATTATTGGGTTGATATGAAGAAAATTAATGAGATTTATCGCTATAAGACAGAAGAATACTCCATGGATGCTACAAACAAATTCAACATCTATCCTGACCAAATTCCTCAGTGGCTAATGGACTGGGTACCAGAGGAAGGAGGTTATTTGATAGGCAATCTCCAACCAGCTCATATGGATTTTAGATTTTTTACACTTGGAAATCTTTGGTCTATTGTTTCATCTTTGGGTACACCAAAGCAAAATGAAGCTATTCTAAATCTTATTGAAGCTAAATGGAGTGATCTTGTGGGTCATATGCCTCTTAAGATATGTTACCCTGCTCTGGAGTATGAGGAATGGCGCATAATCACTGGCAGCGACCCCAAAAATAC TCCATGGTCATATCATAACGGTGGATCCTGGCCAACACTTCTTTGGCAG TTCACTTTGGCATGCATCAAGATGGGAAGACTTGAAATGGCCAAGAAAGCAGTTGCTGTGGCTGAGAAAAGGATTTCAGGCGATCGCTGGCCCGAATATTATGACACTCGTACTGGAAAGTTCATTGGAAAGCAATCCCGACTCTATCAAACCTGGTCAATTGCTGGGTTCCTGACATCAAAAATGCTGGTTGAGAATCCAGAGCTTGCATCATCCTTATTCTGGGAAGAGGATTACGAGCTACTTGAGATATGTGTTTGTGCACTTAGCAAGACGGGCAGGAAGAAGTGCTCTCGCGGTGCTGCTCGATCACACATCCTTGTTTAA
- the LOC103494048 gene encoding intermediate cleaving peptidase 55, mitochondrial isoform X3 — MRTLVQKLLPRTTFKQVVAFRTYCTDKILDIGQPTAASHPELMKEGEITPGITAEEYITRRKRLLELLPEDSLAIIAAAPVKMMTDVVPYTFRQDSDYLYVTGCLQPGGLAVLSHDFGLCMFMPETKPYDVLWNGKIAGVDEALEFFKADEAYPLRKMREILPDIIRRSSKLFHNSITASPAYVDLEAFQKAAENGQVKNISLFTHELRLTKSTAEMKLMKESASIACQALLQTMMHSKTYPHESLLSAKVEYECRMRGAQRMAYNPVVGGGCNGSVIHYSRNDQKVKEGDLVLMDIGCELHGYVSDLTRTWPPCGKFSAAQEELYELILLTNKECIKLCKPGASIQHIHNYATKMLREGFKELGILKNSKSDLFHHLNPTSIGHYLGMDVHDCTRVGYDRPLKPGNNN, encoded by the exons ATGCGGACTCTAGTTCAGAAACTACTGCCCAGAACAACGTTCAAGCAG GTTGTTGCTTTCCGGACATATTGTACTGATAAGATACTTGACATTGGACAGCCTACAGCTGCTTCTCATCCAGAG TTGATGAAAGAAGGGGAAATCACCCCAGGAATAACTGCAGAGGAATACATTACGAGAAGAAAAAGGTTGCTGGAGCTTCTACCTGAGGATAGTTTGGCCATTATTGCAGCTGCGCCGGTGAAAATGATGACTGATGTGGTGCCTTACACATTTCGACAAGATTCTGATTACTTATATGTCACTGGATGTCTACAACCCGGTGGTTTGGCAGTTCTGAGTCATGACTTTGGATTGTGCATGTTCATGCCTGAAACAAAGCCTTAT GATGTTCTTTGGAATGGGAAAATTGCAGGAGTCGACGAAGCATTGGAATTTTTCAAGGCTGATGAAGCATATCCATTGAGAAAGATGCGTGAG ATACTTCCGGATATTATTAGGAGGTCCTCAAAGTTGTTTCATAATTCGATTACTGCCAGTCCAGCTTATGTGGATTTGGAGGCCTTCCAAAAAGCGGCAGAGAATGGCCAAGTGAAAAATATTTCACTTTTTACTCATGAATTGCGGTTAACAAAATCAACAGCAGAGATGAAGTTAATGAAGGAATCTGCTTCAATTGCTTGTCAG GCTCTTTTGCAGACAATGATGCATTCAAAGACATATCCTCATGAGAGTCTGTTATCCGCAAAGGTAGAATATGAGTGCAGAATGAGAGGTGCCCAACGGATGGC ATATAATCCTGTGGTGGGTGGTGGCTGTAATGGTAGTGTTATACATTATTCTCGAAATGATCAGAAA GTCAAAGAAGGGGATCTTGTTCTAATGGATATTGGATGCGAATTGCATGGTTATGTTAGCGATCTTACTCGTACCTGGCCCCCTTGTGGAAAGTTTTCTGCTGCTCAG GAAGAGCTTTATGAGCTTATACTACTTACAAACAAGGAATGCATAAAGCTTTGCAAACCTGGTGCTAGTATACAGCACATTCACAACTATGCG ACCAAAATGCTTCGAGAAGGCTTCAAAGAGCTTGGAATTTTGAAAAATTCGAAAAGTGATCTTTTCCACCATCTAAATCCCACTTCTATAG GCCATTATCTTGGAATGGATGTCCATGATTGCACTAGGGTTGGTTATGACCGGCCGTTGAAGCCAG GTAATAACAATTGA